The region GATACTGAACCCCTGTCCATCTTTTGATAACAAACTACCTGGCTTCTTCTTAGACCTGAATGCTTGTCTCTATCCGTTTTAGCGGCAACAGAGGAAAATCAGAAGGTGCGGGTATGTGCAGAGCACCTCAGACAGTACAGCGAGGGCCTGAATCTTAGCAACACCATTCGCATGCGTGATGCCTTCAGTTTCCTGAACAAATACTACGACGAGGAGCTTAAGAAAAAAGCCACACCAGATGATGAGCAGAACATACAAATCACAGATACTGAGAGATTCCTCTTCAATTTGTTTAAAGGTATGTGGTGTTTGGCAAAATCCCAAGTGATTTGTTATCAGTACTGTTACAGCATTTTAACCCAATAGCTTATTTGCTTTgttgccgagagttagatgaaaaggTTGATACCAAATTCATATCTGTGAATATAGTTCACAGATACAGTTAGTTAGTTtatcttagcataaagactagaaacacAGGGAAACAGCTGACCGGGTTCTGTCCAACAGAACAGAATCCAATACGCAACACCAATTTTACTAACTTATGTGTTATATCTTGATTGTCtaatctttacaaaaaacaaactgcaaaacAAGCATGTTGGGGTTTCCATTCCATGTAATTTagttgatgcttttatccaaagtaatgctatatatcagaggtttcacgcctctggagcaataGGAGTTATGTGTGAATTGAACCCAGAGCTCCCACACCAAAGCCATGTGTCATATatactgcgccatcaccaccacaAGAATGGGTAACTTCCTGGCTCTGGCTGGTTGCCTGGTAACCCAACGGCAATAACAagatttatagtttttttgttttttgtacagattaaacaaacaagatacaaCGTGCTAATTAATAAGCTTTAGATGTGCTGGCAGATTTAGTTatcttttccccttttcttccaGTCTTCTAATCTACTGTGACTGGCTACTGGCTATGATGACATTTCATCAATCTTCTCATAAAACTCTCAACAAGGAACAAGAAAGTATATAAACCCATTTCCTATAACCTCTAAAATTATACAAAGACTTTCTTTGAATTCTATGTTTTgcagagaagaaggaagagcTGCAAAAGCTTGCAGATAATCCACTATATGAAAATGACAGCCTGTCTAAACTAAGAAGTAAAGTTCTGCGTGAGTTCAGCAGCAGGGAGGCGGCCAGGGGGATAATTTTCACCAAAACACGGCGCAGCGCCATCGCTCTAAGTCAGTGGATACAGGAAAACCCCAAGTTTGCGGACGTTGGAGTCAAAGCCTCACATATGATCGGAGGAGGAGACCAGAGTGTTGTTAAGCCAATGACCGCGGTGAATGCACAATACACAAACTGCAGCACAGTTTCCTCTAGCATTCAACACACGTCCAATTCTAATCCAATTCACACTTACCCTCCTCCATATAAATGTGTGTTGATTAGGCCGAGCAAAGGGACGTGTTGACCAAATTCCGTGATGGTGACGTCAACTTGCTGATTGCTACCACCGTGGCGGAGGAAGGTTTGGACATAGCAGCGTGCAACTTTGTCATTCGATACGGCCTCGTGACCAATGAGATTGCCATGATTCAGGTCAGTAATGTCAGTCATCAAATGAGGAATTACATGTAGTGCCTGTTAACGATTATCATTTCTACGTCCAGTAATGAAGTCATCATTTTACAATGTTGCAATGAAATGTTAAAGTGGTTGCTTACCACTGACTCTAGCATTACCTTTTTGCAGGCACAAGGCAGAGGAAGAGCTGAGGACAGCAGTTACACTCTGGTCGAGGTGAAGAACTCTGGGGTAGCTGAGAAGGAATGTGTCAATGAGTTCCGCATTAACATGATGAACAAAGCCATTGACAAAATCAGGGCCTTAGATCAAGCAGACTACGACAAACGGGTACGTTCACGtccaactttaaaaagaaaactgaaaccATCATTGCTGTGTAAGACTTTtctgtgtgatttttttctcctttcattaGATCTTAGAGTTTCAAATTCAGGCTATAATGGAGGAGAAGGTGAGAATGACaaagaataagaagaaaaaaatgcagaatgAGAAATGTGAAGTGAAGTTTAGCTGCCGAAGCTGCAGCAAACCCGTTTGCACCGGTGAGGACATCCGGATCATCGAAAATATGCACAGAGTTAATGTTACACCAGAGTTCAGGTGCGAGTCAACTTTTACATTGTTCGGTGATGTTTGCCATAACTTATTATGATGAATTATATGCATGCTTCTCAAAGTTGctcaaaattaaatcaaatattgaattgtttttttttgcagtcaaCTTTTTATTAAGAGAGAAAACACGACCCTTCAAGAGCGACTTCTAGATTATGAGACCAATTACTTCATAGCGTGCAAAGACTGTGGCCTGGTAGGTGTATTTTATGTGCCCGTTTTGGAaaaaacacttatttgctttcttcgGTCAATGAACAATTTGCTTACTCAATGTAAAAACCTAAATAAACTACCATATCATCGATTTTATATGGTAACGTCGATGATTGATTTAAATGATTTCTGTTGCAGCGATGGGGTTCCATGATGATCTACAGAGGAATCGAATGCCCCTGCCTCCACGTGAAAAACTTTGTGGTGACGTTCAACGGAAAGAAGATCGGCAAGTGCACCAAGTGGAGTGAACTCGCCATCAACTTTCCCGCCTTCGACTACGCTGAACACGCGAGCCGTTTGGCAGATAAATCAGACGACGAAGACACTTACTGAATCACAACTGCGTAGACTCACTAATACTCCCAAAAACATTGACTTCTGTAAAATTATTATGTTTAGATTGCACAGGATTAATTACTGCACCTGTGCCAATGGTAAATGCAATGCTTCTTTTGAGTGCTACAATGTTCTTGCAATGATAACTGGAGTCTGTGATGTTGGTGGTGGGTTAAAGAATGTACaacatctttttatttgaaaaaggcTTAATTCAAAAACATGTAAGACAGCAATGGTGTTGTTGGCATATCGGAAACTGTACGTGGAACTTACTGCATACACCTTTTAACagttataaaaatgtacatattgtGTGCATCACTGAtacaaaaagcaggaaaaatgATTTTCCTCTCAAACTCCTGTGGTCTCATGAGATTTCAGCCACTGAGCCTGTGATAGCCCATCAGAGCCCACCTGTcatcacacatgcaaacaaactgaGATGGTTGCTGTATTTTGTGCTATATTTTgtccttgtgattgtgttattttttagtCTTGtctatgttttgtttcatgttgtaGTCCTTGATTGCTTCACTGTCGTGTCTGGTGTGTCtagtctgtatgttctgtttcctgttttattttgatagtctggtgttctgtctttagttttacttcctgtgctttccgctcttgtgattacttGATGTATTCCACATGTTCCCcggcccttgtgtcacctgcttCTGGTTATCGCattaccctctgtatttagtgCTTGTGTTTCCCTGTCTGTTTTCAGATCCTTGTTGTGTTCTTTTGTGTCAGGTCTCCCTCGTGTTTCCTTGTTGCCTTGTTTCCTGTGTCTCTGGATTTACTTACTTTTCTATTATTTCAAACGTATGCATTCTCCTCGCCTTCCAACACTTGGTTCCTAAACCTGACAATATCCACAAATTCCCTGCACCAACCGTAACACAAACCGGTGCTGGTGGATTTCCATTACAATAAATCCAACTGTTGGGCAAGTCACAGCTGCTatttttagatcatttttttaaagaattgtttCTGCAATTGCTAAAAGAAACCTGTGTGACCTGATTGTGCAGTGCATGTACAAACATTCAAGTTGTATGGATCCTTGAGTAATAAAAGTGTGTCTACCATCTGgcttaaataatacatttatttattttttaaattgcatttgtgtTCTTAATAATTAACCCACATTCTAATAAAAACTCCCCCTACTAATCACTTGCCCAAcactattattgttataattgttATTTTCACAACTGGAAAATTGGTCTATCTTTAGCTGTATTCTCACATTTGTTGAGGGAATGACTTGCGCGCCCTCGGTGAAAAAGCCACTTCCTAAATACCAGCAAGTTGTGGGCTCTTGGAAACTTGTGCTGGCTGCAGACTTCAGGGAGGCATCTCTGTCTGCTGCCGGACTCCTCAGGAATGCAGCGGGAAGTGTGAGAAGCCTTGCTTCAACTAAAAGTAGGACGCGGCTCAGTTTTCTCATGTTGCcatatttagtttaattgttAGGAGTTTTTCCTCTTAAGAGTATGTTAACCAAGCTGCTTGTCCAAGAAGTCACTTTAAACTTCACATCATCGACCTTCAAGGATTATAATTATTGAAGACTGAGAGCTTCACGGCGACTTCTTCTGCATCAATGGTCAGTGAATGATTTATCAGCTTAAATAGTGAGAAAAtgctgcacaataaaaaaaatacaactaaacATATCATTTACTTACTGTGGATAGTGTGAGGCTCACTGTTTGGGATACATTTACTACAAAACGAGGACGTACAGCGTCAGCTAGTGTGTGACTTCAAGATGAGGATGTTTTCGCAACTTTTGTCTCACCTTTCACAGGGCTGCAACAAGGTGCTGTGGGGGGTGATAGGGGCGGCTGTCGTCATCACGTTAATAACGATCCCAGCAGTTTACTTCAGCAGTAAGTTcaagttcaggcctgtgtgtgtgtgtgtgtgtgtgtgtgtgtgtgtgtgtgtgtgtgtgtgtgtgtgtgtgtgtgtgtgtgtgtgagtttgtgtgtgtgtgtgtgtgtgtgtgtgtgtgtcgccaAATCCCGTATATGTTTGCGCTTGATTCATTcacttttgacagtttttttgctGTCTGAATATGTGGATGTCCTATTAATCCCATTGTATTGTCAGTATTACAGCATGCTGCTGGAAGTTAGAGCGCCACCTTGTGACGAGCAGGTGGAGGAATGTTTTCATTTCTCATATTAGCTCAATTTAGATTTGTAAGTAAACCTGTCCAGCAGTATATAAAGCAATTACAATTAgcccacctttaccagctgcaacattaagtGACATTAATGCATCACAGAGTATGAGTATGACTTTGAATGCACAAATTTTACTTGTGacagtgtatttatatattcttAAACTACAGTgatgctacttttacttaagtagaagatctgaataataatgatatttcaTCAGACTTATGTAACGCTTTTCAAAAGGCGTCAAAGACGCTTTACATGCTGTAgcatacatataaaaaaaaatgtttgattacTTCTTCCTCCACTTGATTTCTCATGTTATAGGCAACAAGGACTAATACAGAATATTCATACTTTCAGAATCGGATCGTGCCAAAAGGCCTTTTACCCTCCAAGATTACTTCAACAACACCATTAGGTGGAAATCCTACAATTTGTATTGGATATCAGGTATCACCACTGGTCAAATCCCCTTTATTATACAGTTTGTTCTTCTAGGCAAGATAATATATGGACGTTGTGTACAAGTCTCTCACAAGcatgtttattgtgttttatatctgCAGATAATGAGTATCTGCATAAAACAAGAGATGGGAATGTCTTCCTCCACAATGCTGAAACAAATGAGGAGTCACTATATTTGAGCAATTCAACCTTtgtaatatacatatacatttagaatttgaacattttgtaaCAATAAAGAATGTTATTACTAAATAATACGTTATTTTATATGAATCTTTCCATAATCCTTTTCATTTTAGGCTCAAGTGGATGCCACAGATTACATGTTGTCAGGTGATTATAAATACATCGCTTTTGAAAGCAATTTCACAAAGGTGAGAAACTAAAACTCCCAATGAATGTTTCCCAGTTATAATAGTTCAACTTGACTTTAACAGAGGTTTGCTGTATATGTCACTTTAAGTTTGACCATAAAAAAACCTGATAAGAATGTCTGAAATCAAATTTTGTGCTCCAACAGAAATGGAGACATTCATTCACAGCCTCGTACTCCATCTATGACAGGAACTGTTCGTAAGTAGCTGTGTTTTAATATGATACAGTACATCATTTATCATAATATGGACATACCCATAAAACCAATAAGCAGCGATTTACTTGTTGTCACCctaaattattttcattcttCTTTCCAGAACATTTCTTATGCCTGGGAACTTTCCAACCGTTGTGCAGTACTTTGCCTTCGCCCCAACAGGAAACAAATATGTAAGTTGACTCCATGTTATCATGTAGCCTTGTCTTCACATTCAGTTGAAATGAGCCATATTACAGCTGCTTCAGCATCACTGGCTTTAAAATAAGCTGCCTTTATATGCTGCCTTGGTATGTGAGGCATCATgtgactcaaaataaacatcatttcCTGCGAGACTGTTTTAGAAAGTGTACTAAAACTTGTACTAAATGCTTTAAAGCTACCGTCACTAACTGCCTTTTGTTTTGCAGGCTTACGTTTCAGACTTTAACGTTTTCTTCAAGTCCAACGTCACTGCTGAAGCTGTACAAGTGACCCacaatggtaaaaaaaatgagatCCTCAATGGTGTCCCTGACTGGGTATATGAGGGTATGTAacgttaaccttttctcagatatATGTGTCTCTAAATGAAAGATggttacagatttttttcaattctcCCAACAATTTCAGAGGAAGTGTTTGCATCAAATGGGGCAATATGGTGGTCATCAACTGGAAAATTCTTGGCTTATGCTGAGTTTAATGATACAGACGTTCACAAAGTGGAGTTCTCATGGTATGGAACCGAACAGTATCCTCAAACAGTGGCTGTTCCGTACCCAAAGGTGGGATTTTCAATCAAAATTCTGCCCTGATTTTTCAATATCTATTTTAATAgcatacactatatacactctCATTATTTATCAAGAATTGCATTTGATTGTATTTGGTGCAGGCTGGATCTCCCCTTACCAAGGTGAAACTGTTTGTGGTTGATACCACAAATCCATCCAGCCCCACACAGGTGGTCGCTCCTGCTTCAGTTGCTTCTGGGTCTGTGTATTCTTCAGTTCATAGCATTacttaaattaaacattgagCATTGAACGTAGAGGCAAAGGCAATATCCTCATGGTCTGCCTTACCTTGTCACTTTCTCTTGCCTTTGCTCAGCGATCACATGTTGTGCTCAGTGACCTGGGTTACAGACAAACGCGTTGCTGTGCAGTGGGTCACAAGGAAACAGAATTATGTGGTTGTACAGATCTATGACTTTGATGGAAGCAgctggaaagaaaaacaggtaGCTGGCAGCGTCTTTGCTTCCCTCGATCACAACCAATGTGTTTACTTCATggtcatgtaaaaaaaaaagttaattaactGCAATAAATGCCTCTGCTTTCTATAGAAATTTGAGCAAACAAGCAAGACAGGATGGGTCGGCCATGTAAGTTTCCAAAAAGTCTGCCACCATTGATTTTTGATTATTGATTTGGTGTATGACTCTAAAACATCACCTTTTTTTTAGTACGTGCCCTTACCTCTTTTCTTTGCTGATGATAACCTCAGTTTCTACAAAGTGATGAGTGACACTCAGGGCtacaaacatattcattatGTGAAAGATGTAAGTGTTCTTTATATTATATCTCTGCAAAATGTACTGCACAGTTAGCTACCATCATGTCTTTGATGTTGACTGTTTCACTTATTTTGCGAAGGGCAAAGCAACACCTATTACCTCTGGGAAGTGGGAAGTCATTTACATATCCAAATTAACAAAAGATGCTATGTGAGTGATGATGACGCACATCTCTGGCAAAACCGCATAATAAAGAATGTTTGGAAGAAAAGGCATGTAAACATGACTTTTGTAAAACTCTTTTCTGCAGATATTTTGTGAGTAATGAGTACCAAGGAACACCTGGGAAGAGAGATCTTTACAAGTAAggcatttttctgtgtgttggaTTCTTGGAGCCCAGGAAGAATAGCAGACACATTTGCCAAAGCTAATTGGGATTAATAAGCAAGAACACAGTAAATTAGGAAACTGGCATGAACTGAATGACATAACTAACGTAAGTTGTTTGTTTATCAGGGTTCTGATTGGAAGCAGCCCTTTTGTCCCTCGGTGTCTCACCTGTGGCTTACGTAAGGACAGGTGTCAGTACAACTCTGCTTACTTCAGCTTTGACGCCTCTTACTACCGAATGGATTGCTACGGTAAGTTACCcataaacattttctgttaagcAATAACTCATTCAGGGTCCATGTGTTGGGGGTTATGTATGGTGGGCAGCATCTGTGAACAATAATGTGAGCTGAGCCTTCTAAAGTCGCACAGAATTATTTGTGcaatttctatttatttatttttccaggaCCTGGGTTGCCCCTCTACACACTCACTGACAATAGGGGATCAGGTGCAGGTTTGTACACTTATTAACCCCAAGCCCATTGTATTAAataagttattacatttttatttttcagttaatTATAGGGTGTTTGAAGGTAGAAATAGTTTtatattatttgcttttatatcaGTTTTTTGTGCACAGTCATTTTCAGTATGACAATTGTTGTTATGGTTGTGTTTATTACATTATCTTATTTTCAGAGCTCGCTGTTCTTGAAGATAACAAGGAACTGGAAAATATTCTGTCAGAATTCCAAATGCCAACAATGCAGTATGGCACACTTAAGGTCGCAGGATATGGTGAGACAACACAGTACATGTTTCAAATCACCTACAGTTTGTTTGAAGATACCCTTGAATAATAATATGTGTctgatatgatttttttacacactcattaaaaaaaataaacacaaaagatgAATATACAAATAGGTTTAATTTCAAATGCTACTAGTGGGTGGAAGATTTCTTCTACTTAACCGTGAAGTCCATTTGCAGTTCATGTGCCCTGGAGGTTTTAAGCTTCCACTTCACGCTCGTGTAAGTTTCATATTGGACCACGATTGGCTTCTAAACcatgtgtgatgtcacaaaATGTTGCTCGTACAAACACGtcttttactcagatttacacAAAGAAACTTTCACCCTTCAGcaaatgaatgtgaaaaaagtatttcaGTGTCTCTGCACATATTTTATTCTGCACAGtaaagggaaggaaaaaaagcacatttctgAGTGGGGGGGGACTTTAAATTTAGATACATTTCATCATTAGTTATATTACTGTAGGACATCTTAGAATAGAATACTAGTATTTATCAGCTATTGGTTGGGTAGAAACCTTTACATCTAGATAAAATGTAaccattttgtttacattttcttttaacattttttcaacTTCCTATCTTATTTGCCAACAGATCTTTGGTATCAAATGATGTTACCACCAAATTTCAAGAAGTCTAAAAAATATCCTCTTCTTATTGATGTGTAAGTAAACAAACGGCACTGCTTAGCGCTCCATCCCAGTACACTAATTCAGTTAGCATTCCTTTCTGTGACATTGTGTGATAAATGCTGTTGCTGACCTGTGCAGGTATGGCGGCCCCTGTAGTCAGCAGGTGGAATATCGTTTCAAGCTGAACTGGGGCACATACCTCTCCAGTTCACATGGGATCATCATTGCTAGCTTTGATGGAAGGGGGAGCGGTTACCAAGGCGATGAAATAATGCACGCGATCTACAGGCGCCTTGGAACGTTTGAAGTTGAGGATCAGATAACAGCTGTGAGGTGAAGAAGTGTCTGAACATTCAACTACCTCTTGTTATATTACATGCACTGTGAATGGATCTCGTTTGTTGGCTTTACCCCTCTGTGACAAGCACCATTATGTGATAATATTCATATAGATTTTGTAATAAATGTCTGGTTTAGTGGATATCCAAATATATTCTTGTTAGCTAATAAATGATTTGTGTGTTGTAGGAAATTCATCGACATGGGTTTTATCGACAAAGACAGAATAGCAATTTGGGGATGGGTAAGTTGCACTATGTCTTGttgctctctgtatttctcattaaCTTATCTTGTTATTCAATGTGTTTGCATTCACTAAATTCTAACCTTCAGTCATATGGTGGCTACGTCACCTCAATGGCCTTGGGTGCTGGAACTGGACTCTTCAAGTGTGGAATAGCAGTTGCCCCAGTGGCCAAGTGGGAATATTATGGTTggtgtacatacatatatttagtATATATTTCTACACTCTATTCTGAGAGCACTAGATACCTCCTTTGACGTAATTCTTCACAGTGTACTTAAAAGTGTACTCCACTGATTTAGCATTGGGCGTCTATAACGTTGTCAGGCTCACGATAGATGCTTGAAAAAAGAGTAAAAGTCACTGCAGTAGCACCAGagatataattgttttttttaatttcatgcaTTCTTCTTCCTTGACAGAACCTTCCACCTATGTTACCCACAATCTAACCCAACCACCGATAGTTCAGAGATTCCGGTGTGTTTTGCAATTGCTGGCTCATGTAACCTTGAGCCACTTGCCTCAAGTTAAGATGAGAAGTGGGTTACAGAGGCTATTAGGCTTGCCGGCCATCCTTCATACACTGCGGAGGAGcatctggctactccacatagcactccgggatgggagaaaaacatgcactggtttattggcatttctttgaaccaatcacaatcgccatGGGCGGCACAAAGCTCTGCATGGAGCCACTGCAAAaaagccttgggaaggaactttctttggtggaacgtgtatgtttaaaagttgttttagttgtttgagagaaaactcagattggacagatagtctaacaAGTTGTCTCGATTTACCATGCAGAgctctgaggagcagttacaCATTCCTCATGAATCaatcagagtttaaaattccaatgCAAAGAAAGTAGCATGAAATCATTGAAAACACATGCATCCAGCATATCCTGCGGCAaaggagcaatcccagaagtggaagaTTGAGGATGTGGACTACAGAGGTGTGGTACTTCTTTAGAATGCCACAATCCCAGACAACCCTCAAACTTGTAGTTCAGCCCAAGCCTACACAGacgtaaatgtgctgtatttattcACGTCACATGATGTGTCACTCGTGCCAATTTATCAGAATTCACAGAGTTCCCTCTGGATTCACAACAGttttatataactttttgtaCATATTCAGCAGTACGCCTTAAGAACTGTAAgcagactttgatgtgtaaaattggtggaGTTCCACTTTAAAGATTCTAATCATTATTTAAATCTCTCTAACTCTCTAAAAAACTTCTTTCCTACTGTAATTTGTA is a window of Etheostoma cragini isolate CJK2018 chromosome 11, CSU_Ecrag_1.0, whole genome shotgun sequence DNA encoding:
- the fap gene encoding dipeptidyl peptidase 4 — encoded protein: MGCNKVLWGVIGAAVVITLITIPAVYFSKSDRAKRPFTLQDYFNNTIRWKSYNLYWISDNEYLHKTRDGNVFLHNAETNEESLYLSNSTFAQVDATDYMLSGDYKYIAFESNFTKKWRHSFTASYSIYDRNCSTFLMPGNFPTVVQYFAFAPTGNKYAYVSDFNVFFKSNVTAEAVQVTHNGKKNEILNGVPDWVYEEEVFASNGAIWWSSTGKFLAYAEFNDTDVHKVEFSWYGTEQYPQTVAVPYPKAGSPLTKVKLFVVDTTNPSSPTQVVAPASVASGDHMLCSVTWVTDKRVAVQWVTRKQNYVVVQIYDFDGSSWKEKQKFEQTSKTGWVGHYVPLPLFFADDNLSFYKVMSDTQGYKHIHYVKDGKATPITSGKWEVIYISKLTKDAIYFVSNEYQGTPGKRDLYKVLIGSSPFVPRCLTCGLRKDRCQYNSAYFSFDASYYRMDCYGPGLPLYTLTDNRGSGAELAVLEDNKELENILSEFQMPTMQYGTLKVAGYDLWYQMMLPPNFKKSKKYPLLIDVYGGPCSQQVEYRFKLNWGTYLSSSHGIIIASFDGRGSGYQGDEIMHAIYRRLGTFEVEDQITAVRKFIDMGFIDKDRIAIWGWSYGGYVTSMALGAGTGLFKCGIAVAPVAKWEYYDAVYTERYMGKPTENSDSYNNSTVTARAKNFKTVDYLLVHGTADDNVHFQQAAQISRALVNEQVDFEAMWYTDRDHSLRGSAFHHTYTLMSHFLQKCLLNPK